The following proteins are encoded in a genomic region of Acidobacteriota bacterium:
- a CDS encoding NAD(+)/NADH kinase, with protein MRSVAIVVKPNHAEAMATAVELGGWLADHGIKQIGDPISASDARREPTVISDADLIVVLGGDGTMISAARMVGNADARVMGVNYGSLGYLTDFRIEEMFNALESIIAGEYEVDRREMLNAEHWRDSERIADGRVLNDVVINKAALARIIEIDVKLNGLFVNTFRADGLIISTPTGSTAYNLSAGGPIIYPSMNAVVITPICPFTLTNRPIVVPDTAEIELHLQDANEGVFLTFDGQTGHRMQADDRVVIRKSETTFNLVQPANRNYFDVLRDKLKWGR; from the coding sequence ATCAGATCGGTCGCAATCGTCGTCAAACCGAACCACGCCGAGGCAATGGCAACCGCAGTCGAACTCGGCGGCTGGCTCGCAGATCACGGTATCAAACAGATCGGCGACCCGATCTCGGCAAGCGACGCACGTCGCGAACCGACCGTTATCTCCGACGCCGACCTGATCGTCGTCCTCGGCGGCGACGGCACAATGATCTCGGCCGCACGAATGGTCGGAAACGCCGATGCCCGCGTGATGGGCGTCAATTACGGCAGTCTTGGCTATTTGACCGATTTTCGAATCGAAGAGATGTTTAACGCTCTCGAGTCGATCATCGCCGGTGAATATGAAGTCGACCGCCGGGAAATGCTCAATGCCGAACATTGGCGCGATAGCGAACGCATCGCCGATGGCCGCGTACTCAACGACGTTGTCATAAACAAAGCGGCACTGGCGCGGATCATCGAGATCGACGTTAAGCTGAACGGGCTGTTTGTAAACACGTTTCGTGCCGACGGACTGATCATCTCGACGCCGACCGGTTCGACCGCGTACAACCTCTCCGCAGGCGGTCCGATCATTTATCCGTCGATGAATGCAGTAGTGATAACGCCGATCTGCCCGTTCACACTGACAAATCGGCCGATCGTCGTGCCTGACACTGCCGAGATCGAACTGCATCTGCAAGATGCGAACGAAGGCGTGTTTCTCACCTTCGACGGCCAGACAGGCCACCGCATGCAAGCCGACGACCGCGTCGTGATCCGCAAAAGCGAAACCACGTTCAACCTAGTCCAGCCGGCGAATCGAAACTATTTTGATGTATTGCGAGACAAGCTGAAATGGGGACGATAG
- a CDS encoding MGMT family protein has product MNVNDKTYRETVYAIVRQIPVGMVMTYGQIAIVLGEGYTARTVGYVMHGADEGVPWQRVINSQGKCSTGRLTIPLNLQQELLEAEGVVFSDKGKCDLRKFQWWPEGFESDESDQISLFTAA; this is encoded by the coding sequence ATGAACGTAAACGACAAAACTTATCGCGAAACGGTTTACGCCATTGTTCGTCAAATTCCCGTCGGGATGGTTATGACGTACGGCCAGATCGCGATAGTTTTGGGCGAGGGTTACACAGCCCGGACTGTCGGTTATGTGATGCACGGGGCGGACGAAGGCGTGCCGTGGCAGCGCGTGATCAATTCGCAGGGCAAATGCTCGACCGGCCGGCTGACCATTCCGCTAAATCTTCAGCAGGAACTGCTCGAGGCTGAGGGCGTTGTTTTCAGCGACAAAGGAAAGTGCGACCTGCGGAAATTTCAATGGTGGCCGGAAGGCTTCGAGTCGGACGAAAGCGATCAGATCAGCTTGTTCACGGCGGCTTAA
- a CDS encoding cyclase family protein, translated as MSIYDITVTIDAGTPIYKGDPGVDIASFKAIERGDSANVSQISIGVHTATHIDAPNHFIDGAKRIHEIDPAKLVGPCRVIAVPEDVTAIEPEHVGNIDGVERIIFKTQNSAFWSEPERGFRTDFSYITPATAKRLADNGIVLVGIDYLSIEKSGSPGHPVHIALLEKEIVILEGVDLREVPAGDYELICAPLKYDGATGDGSPARTFLRRNE; from the coding sequence GTGAGCATATACGACATCACTGTCACGATCGATGCCGGAACGCCGATCTATAAGGGCGATCCCGGTGTTGATATTGCGTCGTTCAAGGCGATCGAACGCGGCGATTCGGCTAATGTTTCGCAGATCTCGATCGGCGTTCACACGGCGACGCACATTGACGCGCCGAACCATTTTATCGACGGTGCAAAACGCATCCACGAGATCGATCCGGCCAAACTCGTCGGCCCATGCCGAGTCATCGCCGTACCCGAAGATGTGACCGCGATCGAGCCCGAACATGTCGGAAATATCGATGGGGTCGAACGTATAATTTTCAAAACGCAGAATTCCGCATTTTGGTCTGAGCCGGAACGCGGATTTCGGACCGATTTTTCGTATATAACACCCGCAACAGCCAAGCGGCTTGCCGATAACGGGATCGTCCTCGTTGGTATCGACTACCTCTCGATCGAAAAGAGCGGTTCGCCCGGCCATCCGGTGCATATCGCTTTGCTCGAAAAGGAGATAGTCATTCTCGAAGGCGTAGATCTCCGCGAAGTCCCGGCCGGCGATTACGAACTTATCTGTGCACCGCTAAAATACGACGGAGCAACCGGCGACGGCTCGCCTGCGAGAACTTTCCTAAGGCGAAATGAGTAG
- a CDS encoding N-acetyltransferase, which produces MEIKHIEKGGRGAFLIKTDGKRVAEMTYVAAGESGFIIDHTEVDESLRGQKIGDKLLAEAVSYARGKGLKIFATCSFALRKLKENADYADVFGG; this is translated from the coding sequence ATGGAGATCAAACATATAGAAAAAGGCGGCCGAGGTGCATTTCTGATCAAGACGGACGGTAAACGTGTGGCCGAAATGACGTACGTGGCCGCGGGCGAAAGCGGATTTATCATTGACCATACCGAAGTCGATGAAAGCCTTCGCGGGCAAAAGATCGGCGACAAATTGCTCGCCGAGGCCGTCAGTTACGCTCGCGGCAAAGGTCTGAAGATCTTCGCGACCTGTTCGTTCGCTCTCAGGAAACTCAAGGAAAACGCTGATTACGCGGACGTGTTCGGCGGATAA
- a CDS encoding menaquinone biosynthesis protein produces MQTPRISASSYSNTAPLVWSFLYGRNRGNVEVIMDTAPARSAELLAQDRVDAALVPVIAYQMLDGVRLIPDVCVGARTRVRSVCLVTKGMDLADVRSVSLDVSSRTSVALTKILFREFLGFEPEWKDAQPNIGSMLADTDAALLIGDPALKIADRGSRIADSRTQNLRPTTEIRKFDLADLWHQHTGLGFVFAMWMTRRDSVGIDFAAARDEGLAHINEIVANYESEIHLGTGEMQDYLSSNILYSIDDKMKLGMELYFSLAEKHGLIDRNSPLKFL; encoded by the coding sequence ATGCAGACACCGCGCATATCAGCTTCGAGCTATTCGAACACCGCACCGCTTGTGTGGTCGTTCCTGTACGGCAGGAATCGAGGAAACGTCGAGGTCATAATGGACACCGCACCGGCACGTTCAGCCGAATTACTGGCTCAGGACCGCGTCGATGCGGCTTTGGTTCCGGTGATCGCTTATCAGATGCTCGATGGCGTTCGCCTCATCCCGGACGTCTGCGTCGGAGCCCGGACGCGCGTCCGCAGCGTTTGTCTCGTAACAAAGGGAATGGACCTCGCTGATGTTCGCAGCGTGTCACTCGATGTGTCGTCACGGACATCGGTCGCGTTGACCAAGATCCTCTTTCGCGAGTTTCTGGGCTTTGAACCCGAATGGAAAGATGCTCAGCCGAACATTGGATCGATGCTTGCGGATACTGATGCAGCGTTGTTGATCGGCGATCCGGCGTTAAAAATTGCGGATCGCGGATCGCGGATCGCGGATTCGCGAACCCAAAACCTAAGACCAACGACCGAAATACGAAAGTTTGACCTTGCAGATCTGTGGCATCAACACACCGGTCTCGGATTTGTTTTCGCAATGTGGATGACGCGACGCGATAGCGTCGGTATCGACTTCGCCGCCGCCCGAGACGAAGGCCTGGCCCACATTAACGAGATCGTCGCCAATTACGAATCCGAGATCCATCTCGGCACCGGCGAAATGCAGGATTACCTCTCAAGCAATATCTTGTACTCGATCGATGACAAGATGAAGCTGGGCATGGAGCTGTATTTCAGCCTTGCTGAAAAACACGGTTTGATCGATCGAAATAGCCCGCTGAAGTTTCTCTAA
- a CDS encoding DUF1905 domain-containing protein translates to MKFETTLTKSPIDSGWHFLIVSKEIEKKFGFEGKSKRVVCAINGGEAFQCALLPSGEIFYIIVNKQKRDALGIVAGDTVSVELVKDESKYGLPMPEEFREVLKQDAEGDKLFHSLTAGKQRSILYFIGKPKDIDLRIHYSLIVIEHIKEHGKVIDKVLYDELKRPVL, encoded by the coding sequence GTGAAATTTGAAACGACCCTTACGAAATCGCCCATCGATTCGGGCTGGCATTTTCTAATCGTCTCGAAAGAGATCGAGAAGAAATTCGGTTTCGAAGGGAAATCAAAACGTGTTGTTTGTGCTATCAATGGCGGCGAAGCCTTTCAGTGTGCGTTATTGCCGTCGGGCGAAATATTCTACATTATCGTCAACAAACAAAAGCGTGACGCATTGGGAATCGTTGCGGGCGATACGGTTAGCGTTGAGCTCGTAAAAGACGAGAGCAAATACGGGCTTCCCATGCCCGAGGAGTTTCGCGAGGTTTTAAAACAGGATGCTGAAGGCGACAAGCTTTTTCATTCACTGACGGCCGGCAAACAGCGTTCGATCCTCTATTTTATTGGCAAGCCCAAGGACATTGACCTGCGGATACATTATTCTCTGATCGTCATTGAACATATTAAGGAACATGGCAAGGTGATCGACAAGGTCTTGTATGACGAGCTGAAACGGCCAGTGCTCTGA